In Fuerstiella sp., the following are encoded in one genomic region:
- a CDS encoding sugar kinase yields the protein MLDIPDNAALDFVSLGAMVHRLDPGRIPFRKANQLTVHVSGGEFNCAANLADCFRLKTGIATAMVDSPLGDLIHERVRAMGVKPFYKCFSHDGVRGPNMATVYSDQGCGVRAPVVFYNRSNEAAAMLKSGDFDWNDIFRGGVRWFHSGGIFAALSSTTPDVIIEGMQAAKAAGAVTSFDLNYRAKLWAISGGLDKAQETLRSIVEHCDVLVGNEEDLQMGLGLQGQDVETRSKLDPSAFFAMMESVAREFPGVKAVATTLREVESTNRHRWSAVLWANGKTYQAKEAQLDVLDRVGGGDGFASGLIYGLLGGKDPQTALDLGWAHGALLTTFPGDTTMATIGQVESFATGGSARIQR from the coding sequence ATGCTGGATATTCCCGATAACGCCGCCCTGGATTTTGTGTCTCTTGGTGCGATGGTCCACCGGCTGGATCCCGGCCGAATTCCGTTTCGCAAGGCAAATCAGCTGACGGTTCACGTGAGTGGCGGCGAATTCAATTGTGCTGCCAATCTGGCTGACTGTTTCCGGCTGAAAACCGGAATTGCCACCGCAATGGTGGACAGTCCTTTGGGTGATTTAATTCACGAACGCGTTCGTGCGATGGGGGTGAAGCCGTTTTACAAGTGCTTTTCACACGACGGTGTTCGAGGTCCCAATATGGCGACCGTCTACAGCGATCAGGGCTGCGGTGTGCGTGCTCCTGTGGTTTTCTATAATCGGAGCAATGAAGCAGCGGCGATGCTCAAATCCGGGGACTTCGACTGGAATGACATCTTCAGGGGAGGAGTTCGCTGGTTCCACAGTGGCGGTATTTTTGCCGCACTGTCATCGACGACTCCTGATGTGATTATCGAAGGCATGCAGGCGGCTAAGGCTGCAGGAGCCGTTACCTCGTTTGATCTTAACTACCGGGCAAAACTGTGGGCAATCAGTGGCGGGCTCGACAAAGCTCAGGAAACGCTGCGCAGTATCGTGGAGCATTGCGATGTTCTCGTTGGAAACGAAGAGGATCTGCAGATGGGGCTCGGACTTCAGGGGCAGGATGTGGAGACCCGGTCCAAACTCGATCCATCGGCATTTTTTGCCATGATGGAGAGTGTGGCCAGGGAATTTCCCGGTGTGAAAGCAGTGGCGACGACGTTGCGGGAGGTTGAGTCAACCAATCGGCATCGCTGGAGTGCCGTGCTCTGGGCAAACGGGAAAACGTATCAGGCTAAAGAAGCACAACTGGATGTTCTGGATCGGGTTGGCGGCGGAGACGGATTCGCGTCGGGACTCATCTATGGCTTGCTCGGCGGCAAAGATCCTCAGACGGCTCTTGATCTGGGATGGGCGCACGGAGCTCTTCTGACCACATTTCCGGGAGATACCACGATGGCTACGATCGGTCAGGTGGAATCCTTTGCCACCGGTGGTTCCGCCCGCATTCAGCGTTGA
- the gnd gene encoding decarboxylating NADP(+)-dependent phosphogluconate dehydrogenase translates to MSKHDIGLIGLAVMGQNLVMNMANKGFNVAVYNRTTEKMREFIGGLSDRPEGVVEEGASDRIHGFERLEDFVDSLESPRRVMIMVQAGGPCDAVISQLKPLLDKGDIIIDGGNADYVDTNRRHEELAAEGFRFIGTGVSGGEEGALKGPSIMPGGHRDAWPFVKDILRKISAKVGKNNDIPCCDWVGDAGAGHYVKMVHNGIEYGDMQLICEAYYILKHGLGLTNQDLYAVFKEWNEGYLDSYLIEITRDIFTVRDNDSDGDLVDMILDTAGQKGTGRWMCQHALELGVPTTLVTEAVYARCLSAQKDARVRASAVLSGPDRTFDGDKQQFIDDVCQALYASKLVSYAQGFVQLNAAAKEFGWELNNGPIAMLWRGGCIIRSVFLQDIKNAFDKNPDLENLLLDDFFRDAVDKAQPSWRRVVATAVQFGLPVPAFSAALTYFDSYRRASLPANLLQAQRDYFGAHTYERTDRPRGEKFHTDWIRERHLT, encoded by the coding sequence ATGTCAAAACACGATATTGGTCTGATTGGTCTGGCGGTGATGGGACAGAACCTCGTCATGAATATGGCCAACAAAGGGTTCAATGTGGCGGTTTATAACCGGACCACAGAAAAGATGAGGGAATTCATTGGTGGCCTGAGTGATCGCCCCGAGGGTGTCGTTGAAGAGGGAGCGTCGGATAGGATTCACGGGTTCGAACGGCTGGAAGATTTTGTGGACAGCCTGGAATCGCCGCGGCGCGTGATGATCATGGTTCAGGCGGGCGGGCCGTGTGATGCGGTCATCAGTCAGCTTAAACCACTCCTCGACAAGGGTGATATTATCATCGATGGTGGCAACGCGGATTACGTGGATACGAATCGTCGGCACGAAGAACTGGCCGCGGAAGGTTTTCGTTTTATCGGGACCGGTGTTTCCGGTGGTGAGGAGGGAGCACTGAAAGGCCCCAGCATTATGCCCGGTGGCCACCGGGATGCATGGCCGTTTGTTAAAGATATCCTGCGGAAGATCAGTGCGAAAGTTGGTAAGAACAACGACATTCCGTGTTGCGACTGGGTTGGAGATGCCGGGGCCGGTCACTACGTCAAGATGGTTCACAACGGAATTGAATACGGTGACATGCAGCTGATCTGCGAGGCCTACTACATTCTCAAACATGGTTTGGGGCTGACGAATCAGGATTTGTATGCCGTATTCAAGGAATGGAATGAAGGATACCTGGACAGTTATCTCATCGAGATCACCCGTGACATTTTTACTGTCCGTGATAATGACTCTGACGGTGATCTTGTCGATATGATTCTTGATACCGCCGGCCAAAAAGGGACCGGGCGCTGGATGTGTCAACACGCACTTGAGCTGGGCGTACCCACCACACTGGTGACAGAAGCCGTTTATGCCCGATGTCTGTCGGCACAGAAGGATGCACGAGTTCGAGCGTCTGCTGTACTGTCGGGTCCTGACAGAACGTTTGACGGTGACAAACAACAATTCATTGATGACGTCTGTCAGGCGCTCTATGCATCCAAGCTTGTGAGCTACGCACAGGGCTTTGTTCAGTTGAATGCGGCTGCGAAGGAGTTTGGCTGGGAACTCAATAATGGTCCAATTGCTATGCTGTGGCGCGGCGGCTGTATCATTCGTTCCGTATTCCTGCAGGACATCAAAAACGCATTTGACAAGAACCCAGATCTTGAGAATCTGCTGCTCGACGATTTCTTTAGAGACGCTGTCGATAAAGCTCAGCCTTCCTGGCGCCGAGTCGTTGCGACTGCCGTGCAGTTCGGACTGCCGGTCCCGGCATTCTCAGCAGCATTGACGTACTTTGACAGTTACCGACGAGCATCTCTTCCGGCGAATCTGTTGCAGGCACAACGTGACTATTTCGGAGCCCATACGTATGAGCGGACTGACCGACCTCGCGGTGAGAAGTTTCATACTGACTGGATTCGTGAGCGACATTTGACGTAG
- a CDS encoding class I SAM-dependent methyltransferase, whose protein sequence is MNSPELLVEFRHPDDGSALRWDSQTDELLGSDGKVIGRMIDHIPRFVSDEHLESFGDQWNRYEVAHDDEDRATFEAKTGMPVSDLKGLRVLDAGCGGGRYTRICAEAGASVVAVDHSRAVDKARRLCEHLSDVKFAQADLKRLPLECESFDFVFSIGVMHHDTDTRAVFDAVAAMVKPGGRYSVWLYRRNQWWQEAINNGVRGVSTRIPQNLLRPLCHVGAVLGGIPILNRTLNKIVNFSAHPGYENRVCDTFDWWAPEFQYHHTTDELQGWFRDDGFTELRVLPPEKTGRFYHWAYEHNLLIGSGVNVTGVRPLQAAG, encoded by the coding sequence ATGAATTCACCTGAATTGCTGGTTGAATTTCGCCATCCGGATGACGGCAGTGCCCTGCGCTGGGATTCTCAGACTGATGAACTGCTGGGATCCGACGGTAAAGTCATCGGTCGTATGATTGATCATATTCCGCGGTTCGTATCGGATGAACATCTTGAGAGTTTCGGCGATCAGTGGAATCGTTACGAGGTTGCTCACGATGATGAAGATCGCGCAACATTCGAAGCCAAGACTGGCATGCCAGTGAGTGACCTGAAAGGTCTGCGTGTGCTGGACGCGGGATGTGGAGGCGGTCGCTATACCAGAATCTGTGCAGAAGCTGGAGCATCTGTTGTTGCAGTGGATCACTCGCGGGCTGTTGATAAGGCGCGCAGGTTGTGTGAGCATCTGTCGGATGTGAAGTTTGCTCAGGCTGATCTTAAGCGGTTGCCGCTGGAGTGCGAATCATTCGATTTTGTATTTTCGATCGGCGTGATGCACCACGACACTGACACACGGGCAGTATTTGACGCAGTGGCTGCTATGGTCAAACCGGGCGGCCGCTATTCCGTCTGGCTGTATCGACGCAACCAGTGGTGGCAGGAAGCGATCAATAATGGAGTTCGCGGTGTAAGCACACGAATACCACAAAATCTGCTTCGTCCGCTGTGTCACGTCGGAGCAGTGCTGGGTGGAATACCGATTTTAAACCGGACGCTGAACAAAATTGTGAACTTTAGTGCGCACCCAGGTTACGAGAATCGTGTCTGTGACACATTTGACTGGTGGGCGCCGGAGTTTCAGTACCACCACACAACTGACGAGCTTCAGGGATGGTTCAGGGATGACGGATTTACGGAGCTGCGTGTTTTACCACCCGAAAAAACGGGACGATTCTATCACTGGGCTTACGAACACAATCTGCTGATCGGCAGCGGTGTCAATGTGACGGGCGTGCGGCCGTTGCAGGCCGCGGGTTGA
- a CDS encoding tRNA (cytidine(34)-2'-O)-methyltransferase: MIEPLLNIVLHEPEIPQNAGNIGRTCVAIGARLWMIRPLGFRLEDRYLKRAGMDYWQHLDWQVVDSWQEMRRRLPDCSVWYLTKTASRLVWTADFQKGDILIFGSESRGLPKSILDEKPANRIKLPMNGQVRSLNLASTVNTVAYEAVRQFGGL; the protein is encoded by the coding sequence ATGATTGAACCTCTTCTGAACATCGTGCTGCACGAGCCGGAAATTCCGCAGAATGCCGGTAACATCGGCCGGACCTGTGTGGCGATTGGGGCACGTCTTTGGATGATTCGACCGCTGGGATTCCGGCTGGAGGATCGCTATCTGAAGCGAGCGGGGATGGATTACTGGCAGCATCTGGACTGGCAGGTCGTCGACAGCTGGCAGGAAATGAGACGGCGATTGCCTGACTGTTCGGTCTGGTATCTTACGAAAACGGCCAGTCGACTGGTCTGGACTGCTGATTTTCAGAAAGGTGATATTTTGATTTTTGGCAGTGAATCCCGAGGCTTACCAAAGTCGATTCTCGATGAGAAACCGGCGAATCGCATTAAACTACCGATGAATGGACAGGTGCGGAGCCTCAATCTGGCGAGTACGGTGAATACGGTGGCTTATGAGGCAGTGAGGCAGTTCGGCGGGTTGTGA
- a CDS encoding Xaa-Pro peptidase family protein, whose product MTQQPLFLDSDRCRDRQQRICSQFAELGIDRAVFVSPENVQYLTGFRSHQLLRSVVCLDFDGTCTLVAPNSEPEAIAADTVLIYEAQWHATLRQEQMEVAARLLVDSVGGSSERLGLEFSERSPHLIRAFDVTDASLKQLTDIDPALWRQRRHKDPDELVMIRRAIDCTSAMYDRAREIIVPGISELRVFSELHAAAVDVAGEPLLALGNDYQCNSPGGPPRDRPAQDGELFILDLGPCYRGYYADNCRTIAVSGEPTDLQHEAWQVIVDVLDMVERSVRPGISCRDLFNQAKTMLDEYRPDAFIHHLGHGFGLYPHTAPHLNPHWDDVFEEGDTFTAEPGLYTEELQAGIRLEQNYIVTSDGVERLTNFSLEM is encoded by the coding sequence ATGACACAACAGCCCCTCTTTCTGGATTCCGACCGATGTCGCGACCGTCAGCAGCGTATCTGCTCGCAATTTGCTGAATTGGGAATTGATCGGGCTGTCTTCGTGTCTCCTGAGAACGTGCAGTACCTGACGGGGTTTCGATCGCATCAGTTACTGCGTTCGGTCGTGTGTCTCGATTTCGACGGTACGTGTACGCTGGTTGCTCCAAATTCTGAACCTGAAGCAATTGCGGCTGATACGGTTCTGATATATGAGGCGCAGTGGCACGCCACGTTACGGCAGGAGCAGATGGAAGTTGCTGCCCGACTGCTGGTCGATTCTGTTGGGGGCAGCAGTGAGCGACTTGGCCTTGAGTTTTCGGAGCGCAGTCCGCATTTGATTCGCGCATTTGATGTCACAGATGCTTCTCTGAAACAGCTTACTGATATCGATCCTGCGCTTTGGCGACAGCGTCGTCACAAGGACCCGGACGAGCTGGTGATGATTCGCCGGGCTATTGACTGCACGTCAGCCATGTATGACAGAGCGAGGGAAATCATCGTTCCGGGGATCAGCGAACTCCGGGTATTCAGTGAACTCCACGCTGCCGCGGTTGACGTCGCCGGTGAACCACTGCTGGCTCTTGGAAATGACTATCAATGTAACTCCCCCGGAGGTCCTCCGCGTGACCGTCCTGCTCAGGACGGTGAACTCTTTATACTTGACCTCGGGCCCTGTTACCGCGGCTATTATGCTGACAACTGTCGGACGATTGCGGTATCCGGTGAGCCGACTGACTTGCAACACGAAGCATGGCAGGTGATTGTCGATGTGCTGGATATGGTTGAACGTTCTGTGCGGCCAGGGATTTCCTGTCGGGATTTGTTCAATCAGGCCAAAACAATGCTTGATGAGTATCGTCCGGATGCCTTTATCCACCATCTGGGGCATGGCTTCGGTCTGTATCCTCATACGGCTCCCCATCTCAACCCGCACTGGGATGACGTATTCGAAGAAGGAGATACCTTCACTGCAGAACCGGGGCTGTATACAGAGGAACTGCAGGCCGGAATTCGACTGGAGCAAAATTACATCGTCACCAGTGACGGCGTCGAACGACTGACAAACTTCTCCCTGGAGATGTAA
- a CDS encoding ATP-binding cassette domain-containing protein: MSLLYVRNLSFTHGGPLLFDQINFTVESGERIGLVGRNGTGKSTLLKLLCGEFSPDDGSIVMDETVTIGRLIQEVPDESHLDVAGIVRQGLNINASVQDLPDWEHQQKVDRVLSRLDLQAEAPFASLSSGMKRRVLLAQTLVSDPDILLLDEPTNHLDVDSIAWLERFLSGYSGAIIFVTHDRVFLQRLAVRIMEIDRAGLFDWTCDYNTFLLRRQEFLDAETKQNAAFDRRLAEEEVWIRKGIKARRTRNEGRVRALKKMREEHSQRRIRIGKVRMQAADAERSGQLVLEAKQITFAWQGHPVVTGFSTSVSRGDRVGIIGPNGAGKTTLIKILLGELTPCSGSVRTGTNLQIIYFDQLRESIDETKTVVENVGEGQDTLLINGRSRHIYGYLQDFLFTPERARRPARYLSGGEQNRLMLAKLFRQPSNVMVLDEPTNDLDAETLELLEELVSQYAGTVLLISHDRAFLNNVVTSTIAFEPDGVVREYDGGYDDYLRQRPESVSEPAEKAEIPSEQTSRDSPKKTKLSYKEQRELDDLPDQITALEDQQSQLHEQMADPEFYRQDSSVIAEATASLQSLTKQLETACDRWEELEELQNS; the protein is encoded by the coding sequence ATGTCCCTTCTTTATGTCCGCAATCTTTCGTTCACTCACGGTGGACCACTGCTGTTCGATCAGATCAACTTTACGGTGGAATCGGGGGAACGCATCGGTCTTGTCGGTCGGAATGGGACCGGCAAGTCCACACTGCTTAAGCTGCTTTGCGGTGAGTTCAGTCCGGATGACGGCAGTATCGTCATGGACGAGACGGTCACCATCGGCAGACTCATTCAGGAAGTTCCTGATGAAAGTCATCTGGACGTGGCCGGTATTGTTCGACAGGGGCTCAACATCAACGCATCGGTCCAGGATCTGCCTGACTGGGAACACCAGCAGAAGGTGGACCGTGTGTTGTCTCGTCTCGACCTACAGGCAGAAGCACCGTTTGCGTCTCTCAGTTCCGGTATGAAACGACGGGTGTTGCTGGCTCAGACACTGGTCTCCGACCCCGATATTCTCCTGCTCGACGAACCGACGAACCATCTGGACGTCGACTCGATCGCCTGGCTGGAACGTTTTCTCAGCGGTTATTCCGGAGCAATCATCTTTGTGACTCACGATCGTGTGTTTCTGCAGCGGCTGGCCGTTCGAATCATGGAAATTGACCGAGCAGGACTGTTCGACTGGACCTGCGACTACAACACATTTCTGCTGCGTCGTCAGGAATTTCTGGACGCCGAAACCAAACAGAATGCAGCCTTCGACCGCAGACTGGCCGAAGAAGAAGTATGGATCCGGAAAGGAATCAAAGCACGCCGCACGCGCAACGAGGGCCGCGTGCGTGCATTAAAAAAAATGAGGGAAGAACACAGTCAGCGCCGTATTCGAATCGGCAAAGTCCGTATGCAAGCGGCCGATGCTGAGCGGTCCGGCCAACTGGTTCTGGAAGCGAAGCAGATCACATTTGCCTGGCAAGGACATCCCGTCGTCACTGGTTTCTCGACATCGGTCTCACGCGGGGACCGGGTGGGGATTATCGGGCCGAACGGAGCCGGGAAAACCACACTCATTAAAATCCTGCTTGGCGAATTGACACCGTGTTCCGGATCCGTCCGTACCGGCACCAATCTGCAGATCATCTACTTCGATCAGCTGCGGGAATCAATCGATGAAACCAAAACCGTCGTCGAAAACGTTGGCGAAGGACAGGACACACTGCTGATCAACGGCCGGAGCAGACATATCTACGGTTACCTGCAGGATTTTTTGTTCACACCGGAACGAGCACGCCGTCCCGCGCGGTATCTTTCCGGTGGAGAACAAAATCGGCTGATGCTGGCAAAATTGTTCAGGCAACCGTCCAATGTCATGGTGCTTGACGAACCCACTAATGACCTGGATGCAGAAACACTGGAGTTACTGGAAGAACTTGTCAGTCAGTATGCCGGGACAGTACTGCTGATCAGTCACGATCGCGCGTTTCTTAACAATGTCGTGACCAGCACCATCGCGTTCGAACCGGATGGTGTCGTGCGGGAATACGATGGAGGCTACGACGATTATCTTCGGCAGCGACCTGAATCTGTTTCTGAACCGGCAGAAAAAGCAGAGATTCCCAGTGAACAAACGTCTCGCGATTCACCAAAAAAAACAAAACTCAGTTACAAAGAACAGCGAGAACTGGACGATCTTCCGGATCAAATCACAGCATTGGAAGATCAACAGTCACAACTGCACGAACAGATGGCAGATCCGGAATTCTACCGACAGGACTCTTCGGTGATTGCCGAAGCAACAGCGTCACTACAATCGCTCACCAAACAACTGGAAACCGCCTGTGACCGCTGGGAAGAGCTGGAAGAGCTTCAGAATTCGTAA
- a CDS encoding antibiotic biosynthesis monooxygenase has protein sequence MIVTIVCKPGQRENFLKEFRAIVPEVLREDGCIDYGPTIDTPAGLGNQNTDEDRVTIVEKWTSLPSLKAHLVAPHMEAYRPKVQDFIESSELRILEAT, from the coding sequence GTGATCGTAACCATTGTGTGCAAACCTGGCCAACGCGAAAACTTTCTGAAGGAATTCCGGGCCATAGTTCCGGAAGTTCTCAGGGAAGACGGCTGCATCGATTATGGACCGACCATCGACACTCCAGCCGGATTAGGAAATCAGAATACGGATGAAGACCGTGTCACCATCGTCGAAAAATGGACGTCACTGCCTTCGCTGAAGGCACACCTTGTTGCTCCCCATATGGAAGCGTATCGCCCGAAAGTCCAGGATTTCATCGAATCGTCAGAACTCCGAATTCTTGAGGCAACGTAA
- a CDS encoding PDZ domain-containing protein: MNRLTGTSFPRWLGLGLIIMFCIHNGGCGRTPDPAHGFFGIILVDPAVKPLVIEGFVSDSPAANTGLQPGDILLRVDRCRDPTNDQLLSVLEQYVPGDSVGIRVARANEELEFRVELVSSVFIERAMSQ; encoded by the coding sequence ATGAATCGATTAACCGGGACGTCCTTTCCACGATGGTTGGGCCTGGGTTTGATCATCATGTTCTGCATTCATAATGGTGGATGTGGTCGTACTCCGGACCCCGCTCACGGATTTTTCGGTATCATTCTTGTTGATCCTGCTGTGAAACCGTTGGTGATCGAGGGATTTGTTTCCGATAGTCCTGCTGCGAACACCGGGCTTCAGCCCGGTGACATCCTGCTTCGTGTTGATCGTTGCCGTGATCCAACGAATGATCAGTTGCTTTCTGTGTTGGAGCAGTATGTACCCGGCGACAGCGTCGGAATCCGCGTTGCACGAGCCAATGAAGAGTTGGAGTTTCGAGTGGAACTGGTGAGTTCCGTATTCATTGAACGGGCGATGTCTCAATGA
- a CDS encoding YdiU family protein, with protein sequence MPFRFDNTYARLPDAFFRRNEPTPVSAPEMIRLNHNLAVDLGIDVDRLDSVKGLDILAGNLQADGADPLAMAYSGHQFGGFSPQLGDGRAILLGEVIDNNGVRRDVQLKGSGPTAFSRRGDGRSALGPVLREYIVSEAMAALGVPTTRALAAVASGDQVVREGMMPGGVFTRIAQSHIRIGTFQWFAARQDDDNLKILADYVIARHYPDVKQAECPYLALLESVIKRQADLIAHWMQLGFIHGVMNTDNMSVSGETIDYGPCAFLDSYHPQKKFSSIDHQGRYAYANQAPIGLWNLSRFAETLLPLIDEDRQQAIAAAQSVLESFPDHHSNSLQRRFTSKIGLESGDRDFDWNLAQTLLTAMADGEADFTLVFRHLPDALENNNDEVVITLFSEPAAITNWLRDWRVRMQSVDQSRATDLMRQTNPVFIPRNHRIEEAIQAGNQGNFTPFHRLNEILQHPFTQQPERADYEAAPMPDEVVQATFCGT encoded by the coding sequence ATGCCGTTCCGTTTCGACAATACCTACGCCCGTCTGCCGGACGCATTCTTCCGGCGAAATGAACCGACTCCGGTCAGTGCGCCGGAAATGATCCGGCTGAATCACAATCTGGCAGTCGATCTTGGCATCGATGTCGACCGGCTTGATTCAGTCAAAGGTCTGGACATCCTTGCAGGGAACCTGCAAGCAGATGGTGCTGATCCACTGGCAATGGCATATTCCGGGCACCAGTTCGGCGGCTTCTCACCTCAACTCGGTGACGGGCGGGCGATTCTGCTTGGTGAAGTCATTGACAACAACGGAGTCCGCCGCGACGTTCAGTTAAAAGGCTCCGGCCCCACAGCGTTCTCGCGCCGAGGCGACGGTCGATCGGCACTGGGGCCGGTCCTGCGAGAATACATCGTTTCCGAAGCCATGGCCGCTCTCGGTGTACCAACGACGAGAGCACTGGCCGCAGTGGCCAGTGGCGATCAGGTCGTCCGCGAAGGGATGATGCCCGGTGGTGTCTTCACTCGAATTGCGCAGTCACACATTCGCATCGGTACGTTTCAGTGGTTCGCCGCCCGGCAGGACGACGACAATCTGAAAATCCTTGCTGACTACGTGATTGCGCGTCACTATCCTGACGTCAAACAGGCTGAGTGTCCTTATCTTGCCCTGCTGGAAAGCGTGATCAAACGCCAGGCAGATCTGATCGCTCACTGGATGCAGCTTGGATTTATCCACGGCGTCATGAATACCGACAACATGTCAGTCTCCGGAGAGACAATCGACTACGGTCCGTGTGCATTTCTGGATAGCTATCACCCGCAAAAGAAATTCAGTTCAATCGATCACCAAGGCCGCTACGCGTATGCAAATCAGGCCCCGATCGGCCTTTGGAACCTGAGCCGGTTTGCAGAAACTCTGCTGCCTCTTATCGATGAAGATCGTCAGCAGGCCATTGCCGCGGCACAGTCAGTGCTCGAATCATTTCCTGATCACCACAGCAACTCCCTGCAGCGACGCTTCACTTCAAAAATTGGACTGGAATCCGGTGATAGAGATTTTGACTGGAATCTCGCACAAACACTGCTGACGGCAATGGCCGATGGTGAGGCCGACTTCACACTGGTATTTCGTCATCTTCCCGACGCACTCGAAAACAACAACGATGAAGTCGTCATCACTCTGTTCAGTGAACCCGCAGCAATTACGAACTGGCTGCGTGACTGGCGTGTCCGGATGCAGAGTGTGGATCAAAGTCGCGCAACGGACTTAATGCGGCAAACAAACCCGGTGTTCATTCCGCGCAACCATCGCATTGAAGAAGCGATTCAGGCGGGAAATCAGGGCAATTTCACCCCCTTCCATCGACTCAACGAAATCCTGCAGCACCCATTCACTCAACAGCCGGAACGGGCAGACTACGAAGCCGCCCCCATGCCGGACGAAGTGGTTCAGGCTACGTTCTGTGGAACCTGA